One part of the Vicia villosa cultivar HV-30 ecotype Madison, WI linkage group LG6, Vvil1.0, whole genome shotgun sequence genome encodes these proteins:
- the LOC131612601 gene encoding F-box/FBD/LRR-repeat protein At1g13570-like produces MTLLNEKANQNDRISDLPCNVIDEILVNLKIRYQVRTSILSKKWRYMWTSLPHLCFDNDFFERLMHCDDPYPLVYKIIMHVLMLHNGPIHKFSIARWREYEFPISIEKLIMWIPFMSNNIKHLELLTYCAREDENQMPDILFSCKELTYFKLSSFNLYIPHNFYGFKKLLELHLDCIEIESSALESFMSACPFLEKLYLDCCSGCDNLVISSPSLKVLVLELVDTESVCLKKAINLIDFTLTACMSRVSIKSLPKIKRFSLDGWEQHEDIVPATLLTSSFSSLEYLKLGGLELNERGELLHIVSILKSAPSLVKLNIQILSEVNTTQMMEHSKELECCSCCPKLQTVIISVGAYPRQHTLSLIKFILTNSPSLKSLTFYFRSYFKLDARRAREFLKFSQDLLHMERASPGAQVNFLHSTYRQKLLNIGDDRILPSIMPRIQ; encoded by the exons ATGACTTTGCTCAACGAGAAGGCCAATCAAAATGATCGAATCAGCGACTTGCCATGTAATGTCATTGATGAAATCCTAGTAAACTTGAAAATCCGATACCAAGTTAGAACTAGTATTTTGTCTAAAAAGTGGAGGTATATGTGGACTTCACTCCCTCATCTTTGTTTTGACAACGACTTTTTTGAAAGGCTTATGCATTGTGATGACCCTTATCCTCTAGTTTAtaaaatcatcatgcatgttcttATGCTCCACAATGGGCCTATACACAAGTTTTCTATTGCTCGATGGAGAGAATACGAATTCCCGATCTCAATAGAAAAACTCATTATGTGGATCCCCTTTATGTCAAACAACATTAAACATCTTGAGCTTTTGACCTACTGTGCTCGTGAAGATGAAAATCAAATGCCGGATATTCTCTTCTCTTGTAAGGAATTGACTTACTTCAAATTGAGCTCATTTAACTTGTACATTCCACATAATTTCTACGGCTTTAAAAAATTGCTTGAACTTCACTTGGATTGTATTGAAATAGAGTCAAGTGCACTTGAGAGTTTTATGTCTGCTTGTCCGTTTCTTGAAAAGCTCTACCTTGATTGCTGTTCTGGTTGTGATAATCTTGTTATATCTTCTCCTTCTCTCAAAGTCTTGGTGCTGGAATTGGTTGATACAGAGTCAGTTTGTCTCAAGAAAGCAATTAATCTGATTGATTTTACACTCACGGCATGTATGAGCAGAGTTTCTAtcaaaagtttgccaaaaattaAGAGGTTTTCTCTGGACGGATGGGAACAG CATGAAGACATCGTTCCTGCCACGCTGTTAACAAGCTCATTCAGCTCTTTAGAGTATCTAAAATTGGGTGGCTTAGAATTGAATGAAAGAGGAGAACTTTTGCATATTGTTAGTATACTCAAAAGTGCTCCTAGCTTGGTTAAACTTAATATACAG ATTTTATCCGAAGTTAATACCACACAAATGATGGAACATTCAAAGGAGTTAGAATGTTGCAGTTGTTGCCCTAAACTTCAGACGGTGATTATCTCTGTTGGAGCTTACCCTCGGCAGCATACATTGAGTTTGATAAAGTTCATACTTACAAATTCTCCTTCGTTAAAGAGTCTTACTTTTTATTTTCGTAGTTATTTTAAATTAGATGCACGAAGAGCACGAGAGTTCTTAAAATTTTCACAAGACTTGTTACATATGGAACGGGCATCACCGGGAGCACAAGTTAACTTCCTTCACTCTACTTATAGACAAAAACTTCTTAATATCGGGGATGATAGAATTTTGCCATCTATCATGCCTCGAATCCAATGA
- the LOC131612600 gene encoding F-box/FBD/LRR-repeat protein At1g13570-like, translating to MRTSRKKKKKKANQNDRISDLPINVIDEILGNLRIRDQVRTSILSKMWRYMWTSAPQLRFDQDFFESFLHHEDYEPEDYQPVVSKIITDVLMIHNGPIHKFSIDISPGYPFRISMENLNTWIPFMSKDIKHLELLALRSYEDETQTSDILFSCKELTFLKLSSIFLSIPPNFNGFKKLLELHLFRIEFESGAIESLVSGCPLLEKLKIKSCDGCDYLVISSPSLKVLVLELYDTKSICLKEAKNLIDFTLKTNPTRGLIKSLPKIKKFSLDNWIKESYADIILPPLLTSSFSSLEYLELDDLSLNDEGDFLYFVSVLKSSPRLIELVIRQRLKDVDAIQVSDHCKELECGNCFLKLQTVNIHVSTNSQHGMSLIQFILANSPSLKTLNFWCDFELDTPMLLNISKDLLRMERASPKAQVAFFHLKGVVLL from the exons ATGAGGACTTcgcggaagaagaagaagaagaaggccaATCAAAATGATCGAATTAGTGACTTACCAATTAATGTCATTGATGAAATCCTAGGAAACTTGAGAATCCGAGACCAAGTTAGGACTAGTATTTTGTCAAAAATGTGGAGGTATATGTGGACTTCAGCCCCGCAACTTCGTTTTGACCAagatttttttgaaagttttctgCATCATGAAGACTATGAACCTGAAGACTATCAACCTGTAGTCTCTAAAATCATCACGGATGTTCTTATGATCCATAATGGGCCAATACACAAGTTTTCGATTGACATAAGTCCGGGCTACCCATTTCGGATCTCAATGGAAAATCTCAATACGTGGATCCCCTTTATGTCAAAGGACATTAAACATCTTGAGCTTTTGGCCTTGAGGAGTTACGAGGATGAAACTCAAACGTCGGATATTCTCTTCTCTTGTAAGGAATTGACTTTCCTCAAACTTAGTTCAATTTTCTTGTCAATTCCACCTAATTTCAACGGCTTTAAAAAATTGCTTGAACTTCACTTATTTCGTATTGAATTTGAGTCTGGTGCAATTGAGAGTCTTGTGTCTGGTTGTCCTTTACTTGAGAAGCTCAAGATTAAATCATGTGATGGTTGtgattatcttgttatatcttCTCCTTCTCTCAAAGTCTTAGTGCTAGAATTGTACGATACAAAGTCAATTTGTCTCAAGGAAGCAAAGAATCTTATCGATTTTACACTCAAAACAAATCCGACTAGAGGTTTGAtcaaaagtttgccaaaaattaAGAAGTTTTCTCTGGACAATTGGATAAAG GAATCATATGCAGATATCATTCTTCCCCCGCTACTAACAAGTTCATTCAGCTCTTTGGAGTATCTGGAATTGGATGACTTGAGTTTGAATGATGAAGGAGACTTTTTGTATTTTGTCAGTGTTCTCAAAAGTTCTCCTAGGTTGATTGAACTTGTTATTAGACAG AGATTAAAAGATGTTGATGCCATCCAAGTGTCAGACCATTGCAAGGAGTTAGAATGCGGGAATTGTTTCCTTAAGCTTCAGACAGTGAATATCCACGTTAGCACTAACTCGCAGCATGGAATGAGTTTGATACAATTCATACTTGCAAATTCTCCTTCATTAAAGACTCTTaatttttggtgtgattttgaattagATACACCTATGTTGTTAAACATTTCAAAAGACTTGTTACGGATGGAACGAGCATCACCAAAAGCACAGGTTGCTTTCTTTCATCTTAAAGGAGTGGTACTACTTTAA